The following DNA comes from Chthoniobacterales bacterium.
CATCCCGCCGGAAAATTGGTGCGGATAGAAGCGAATGCGTTTCGCCGCGTCCTGGATGCCGACTTCCTCCAGCGCGGCGATGCCCCGGCCGACGGCGGTTTTGCGGTCGATTTTTTCGTGGATGAGGAGTGGCTCGATGAGTTGATCCTCGACCCGCAAATAGGGGTTGAGCGAGGTCATCGGGTCCTGGAAAATCATCGAGATGCGCTTGCCGCGAATCGACTGCAACTCCGCCCTCGACGCGTGCAGCAGGTCAGTGTCGTAAAAAAGCGCGCTGCCGTTTTCGATGCGGCCGGGCGGTTGCGGAATCAGGCCCATCAGCGAGTAGCAGGTGACGGATTTGCCGGAGCCGGATTCACCGACGATGCCGAGAGTTTCGCCGGGTTCGAGCGAAAATGAAACGTCGCTCACCGCCCGCACGATGCCCGCGCGCGTGTGAAAATGAGTCGTGAGATGGCGAACGTCGAGCAGTGGCATTGTTAGTCTTTGGAGGCTCGCGGGTCGAGGGCGTCGCGCAGGCCGTCGCCGAAGAAGTTCAGGCTGAAAAGCGTGAGCGAAAAGAAAATGGCCGGGAAAGCTAGTTGCCACGGGTATTCCTCAATGGCTGACGCTCCCTCTTGAATGAGTACGCCCCAAGAGCTACGCGGCGGCTGAATGCCGAGCCCGAGAAAGCTCAGGACGCCCTCCAAAAGCATGACGCTCGGGATGGTGAGCGTGGCGTAAACGATGACTGTGCCCATGACGTTGGGGATCAGGTGGCGGAATATGATGCGGTGCTTGGGGATTCCCAATGCGATGGCGGCCTCGATGAATTCCTGCTGGCGCAAACCGAGCACTTGGCCACGAATGATGCGGGCCATGGTGAGCCATTCGACCGCGCCGATGGCGACGAAAAGGAGGACGAAGTTTTTCCCAAAGAAGACCATCAGGAGCACGACAAAAATGGCGAATGGCATGGC
Coding sequences within:
- a CDS encoding ABC transporter permease subunit — its product is MVIEPEIAEPGTSLWSDARHRLFKNKLAVFGGITVLLIALVCVLGPLIIPYRESDQNLQIAAQAPSAAHWMGTDNLGRDLFVRVLKGGQVSMLVGLCATAVSLTIGVLYGTISGYFGGKLDAVMMRFVEIMYAMPFAIFVVLLMVFFGKNFVLLFVAIGAVEWLTMARIIRGQVLGLRQQEFIEAAIALGIPKHRIIFRHLIPNVMGTVIVYATLTIPSVMLLEGVLSFLGLGIQPPRSSWGVLIQEGASAIEEYPWQLAFPAIFFSLTLFSLNFFGDGLRDALDPRASKD